One window of Helicobacter winghamensis ATCC BAA-430 genomic DNA carries:
- a CDS encoding Tgt2/MlaC family protein produces MKTLTKLLFAWIFLISLSFSIEFDKIDSTMKTNINTTLRILQKLPKTTQNTPKDEANIQQVANQIFVLFDPIFDYNLMSQLALSQYYKTLTPEQFKAFRESFERNLKKNFTDKLKLYKDEKMEVVGGDQPKSNRYNLKTSLILDGKVNYITFKFYDNKKDWKIYDVDILGVSVIQTYRSQISDFLAKSDFNALLDGLQSEISFETK; encoded by the coding sequence ATGAAAACATTAACAAAACTTTTATTTGCTTGGATTTTTCTAATTAGTCTTAGTTTTAGCATAGAATTTGACAAAATTGATAGCACAATGAAAACAAACATTAACACAACTTTGCGTATCTTGCAAAAACTCCCAAAAACAACGCAAAACACACCAAAAGATGAAGCCAATATTCAACAAGTGGCAAATCAAATCTTTGTGCTTTTTGATCCAATATTTGATTATAATCTTATGAGCCAACTCGCGCTCTCACAATATTACAAAACCTTAACACCAGAACAATTTAAAGCCTTTCGTGAAAGCTTTGAAAGAAATCTCAAAAAAAACTTTACAGACAAACTCAAACTCTATAAAGATGAAAAAATGGAAGTTGTTGGAGGAGACCAGCCAAAAAGCAATCGCTACAATCTCAAAACTTCTCTTATTTTAGATGGCAAGGTAAATTACATTACCTTTAAATTCTATGATAATAAAAAAGATTGGAAAATTTATGATGTGGATATTCTAGGCGTTAGCGTAATCCAAACTTACCGCTCACAAATTAGCGATTTTTTAGCAAAGTCTGATTTCAATGCGCTTTTAGATGGTCTACAAAGTGAAATTTCTTTTGAAACAAAATAA